A single region of the Chitinivibrionales bacterium genome encodes:
- a CDS encoding MFS transporter, producing the protein MSIEQYNNFVKKHLKWNLTFNILDGSTFLCGMIFIAFDTVLPVFIKRLGGSNFLVGFLPAAFILSTNILPLAIANYTERMERKKKLVLILGTIMRAPWLLLAVLCALFGTMYPSLLVSFTVICFLIFSIAAGLVYTPWFDMVVTMIPQEVRGRMASGRAIGGFSLGILGGASVTQILKKVTFPYNYSLLFGLGFFFMMLAVFFIGMLKEPVYPKKQEHKTLKQYFAVLPGIIKANPNFLYFVVVRILLTIGIGVGGFYSVFAIEQFNLDESYAGIFTLIGVITAIVASYFLGHLGDKFGHKINLVIGCLSICIACALSIWNPPLKFYYLVFVLRPITQIVMLISAMNIVVEFCQTHEQPTYIALSQALSTPAALLMLAIGYVADTRGFTWLFSIVGIIALAGTLVAIFAFKEPRKEGEG; encoded by the coding sequence ATGTCAATTGAGCAGTATAATAATTTTGTTAAAAAGCATCTTAAATGGAATCTTACTTTTAATATTCTCGACGGTTCCACATTTTTATGTGGAATGATTTTTATTGCCTTCGACACGGTATTACCGGTATTCATCAAGCGTTTGGGTGGAAGTAACTTTTTAGTCGGGTTCCTTCCGGCAGCATTCATTCTCAGCACCAATATCCTTCCCCTGGCGATTGCAAACTATACCGAACGAATGGAACGAAAGAAAAAGCTGGTCCTGATTTTAGGCACGATCATGCGTGCCCCCTGGTTATTGCTGGCGGTCCTCTGCGCCCTCTTCGGCACCATGTACCCTTCCCTGCTTGTTTCATTCACGGTCATATGCTTTTTGATTTTTTCGATCGCCGCCGGGCTGGTGTATACTCCCTGGTTTGATATGGTTGTGACCATGATTCCTCAGGAAGTACGAGGAAGAATGGCTTCAGGCCGTGCGATTGGCGGATTCAGCCTGGGAATCCTCGGCGGAGCATCGGTCACCCAGATCCTGAAAAAAGTAACGTTCCCCTATAATTACAGCCTCTTATTCGGCCTTGGCTTTTTCTTTATGATGCTTGCTGTCTTCTTCATCGGCATGCTCAAAGAGCCGGTCTATCCCAAAAAGCAGGAACACAAAACCTTAAAACAATATTTCGCGGTCCTTCCGGGCATCATAAAAGCCAACCCCAATTTTCTCTACTTTGTTGTTGTCAGAATACTTTTGACAATCGGGATCGGAGTCGGCGGTTTTTATTCGGTCTTTGCTATAGAACAGTTTAATCTCGACGAATCCTATGCCGGCATATTCACCCTGATCGGCGTTATTACCGCAATCGTCGCCAGCTATTTCCTTGGCCACCTGGGTGATAAATTCGGTCATAAGATCAACCTCGTTATTGGATGTTTGTCCATATGCATTGCCTGCGCACTGTCAATATGGAATCCTCCACTTAAATTTTATTATCTGGTTTTTGTTCTCAGACCGATTACCCAGATTGTCATGTTAATTTCGGCAATGAATATTGTTGTCGAATTCTGCCAGACTCACGAGCAACCGACCTATATCGCCCTCAGCCAGGCCCTCTCCACCCCTGCAGCGCTTCTCATGCTTGCCATCGGCTATGTTGCCGACACGAGGGGATTTACCTGGCTCTTTTCGATTGTTGGAATTATCGCTCTTGCAGGTACTCTGGTGGCAATCTTTGCCTTTAAGGAACCGAGGAAAGAGGGGGAAGGATGA
- a CDS encoding tetratricopeptide repeat protein, with amino-acid sequence MRSIYCILCSMLFVTLLSATGVPDSISELPPDLDSLIGCADSLREGGEPDRAVKVYTTVLEHDETNDDAWTGLGKARYDLKEFDSSAAAFERARSHGGAQDCKSVYCFGTALGLLSRYEAAVEELGKHRDCSGNASMKQRLRARKLFYERKILHRAISEASAAESTFTTEGCSDSIVAVVNFQNNSGNPGWDPLEKGMADLVITDLSQVEAFDIVERTRMQMLIDELALDMTGVTENSERARVGRLVRASRLVGGVFDIKDSTQIRIRGGFFDVAAGKVAKTVTVTGGLDELFALEKKFVVALCDASGIILTEKERAAIQTIPTENLTAYMAYCRGIDAWDRGDYGVAATHFTDAAESDPGFGKSKEMAELSGAMEEIDALDKEYRKEPPGPGEEDNEKEGAENETEDTGDITAEENVDDKAVDETPVVYDGSGPSTIMEKETAREEPPAAQPQQSSGFTFRISAGTDVAHRSGSLAGAAFMPEKPLTQSSPDQDNQASLSESGTVSLEITNIQRPDYADYKNTGIGTTKQVPITVQIPD; translated from the coding sequence ATGAGATCGATTTACTGTATCCTTTGTAGTATGCTCTTTGTTACCCTTCTGTCCGCCACCGGGGTCCCGGACAGTATCTCTGAGCTTCCACCCGACCTCGATTCCCTTATCGGTTGTGCCGATTCGTTGCGCGAGGGCGGTGAACCGGACCGGGCGGTGAAGGTGTATACCACCGTTCTTGAACATGATGAAACGAATGACGATGCCTGGACCGGACTGGGGAAAGCCCGGTACGACCTCAAGGAATTCGATTCTTCGGCTGCCGCCTTTGAGCGTGCCCGTTCTCATGGTGGGGCCCAGGATTGTAAATCGGTCTACTGTTTCGGAACAGCGCTGGGGCTTCTTTCCCGGTACGAGGCTGCCGTTGAAGAACTAGGTAAGCACCGGGACTGCAGCGGCAATGCATCGATGAAACAGCGTTTAAGGGCTCGGAAACTCTTTTATGAACGAAAAATCCTTCACCGGGCGATCAGCGAAGCATCGGCGGCCGAATCGACCTTTACCACCGAGGGCTGCAGCGACAGTATTGTAGCTGTTGTCAATTTTCAGAATAATTCGGGCAATCCCGGCTGGGATCCCCTTGAAAAGGGAATGGCCGACCTGGTGATTACCGATCTTTCGCAGGTCGAGGCATTCGATATCGTGGAGCGGACCCGCATGCAGATGCTGATCGACGAGCTGGCGCTTGATATGACCGGGGTTACCGAAAACAGCGAACGGGCCCGTGTCGGCCGTCTGGTGCGGGCATCCAGACTGGTGGGCGGGGTCTTTGATATCAAAGATTCAACGCAAATCCGCATTCGAGGCGGCTTTTTCGATGTTGCCGCCGGAAAGGTGGCAAAAACAGTCACGGTGACCGGTGGCCTCGACGAACTCTTTGCATTAGAGAAAAAGTTCGTTGTTGCCCTCTGCGATGCTTCGGGGATTATTCTCACCGAAAAGGAACGGGCGGCGATTCAAACGATACCCACCGAAAATCTCACTGCCTATATGGCCTATTGCCGCGGTATCGATGCCTGGGACCGGGGAGACTATGGCGTTGCGGCAACCCATTTCACCGACGCCGCGGAGAGTGACCCCGGTTTCGGAAAGTCAAAGGAGATGGCCGAATTGTCCGGGGCCATGGAAGAGATCGATGCACTCGATAAGGAATACCGAAAAGAGCCGCCGGGACCAGGTGAAGAGGACAATGAAAAGGAGGGTGCCGAAAATGAAACAGAGGATACCGGGGACATTACCGCTGAGGAAAATGTTGATGATAAAGCAGTTGATGAAACACCGGTTGTCTATGACGGCAGCGGTCCATCGACAATAATGGAAAAGGAGACTGCCCGTGAGGAACCGCCGGCTGCTCAGCCGCAGCAGAGCAGTGGCTTTACATTCCGTATCAGCGCGGGCACCGATGTCGCCCACCGGTCCGGTTCCCTGGCAGGCGCCGCCTTTATGCCCGAAAAACCCCTGACACAATCATCACCGGACCAGGATAATCAGGCTTCCCTGAGCGAATCCGGAACTGTTTCTCTGGAAATAACAAATATCCAGCGGCCGGATTATGCCGATTACAAGAATACCGGTATCGGAACAACAAAGCAGGTGCCGATCACGGTACAAATTCCCGATTGA